GCCTGTGTGGGGTGGGCATGCCAGCCGTCGCCGCCATTGACGATGCTGCACGGCAGCAGATCGGCCAGGAACTGCGCCGCGCCGCTGCTGGAATGCCGGATGACAATGACATCCGGCCGCATGGCCTGCAGGGTCAGGGCCGTATCCTTGAGGCTTTCGCCCTTGTTGATGCTGGACCCGCTCTTGGCCAGGGAGTAGGTGTCGGCGGAGAGGCGCTTGCCTGCCACGTCAAAGGAGGTCTTGGTGCGGGTGCTGTTTTCGGCAAAGAAGAGCACCACGGTTTTGCCCTTGAGGGTGGGCACCTTCTTGACCGGACGGCGGTTGATCTCCTCGAAGCTGGCGGCCACGTCGAGGATATGGCGCACGTCGTCGCGGCTGAGCTGGGCAATGTCCAGCAGGTCCTTGTGCTTCCACTGATAGCGATTGTCTGTGACGTTCATGGCTGTCGGGGGCTGAGGTCAAAAAAATCCCCGCTGAAAGCGGGGAAAAAACAAAAGGGCCGTGCGTCCCGGATGACGGGCGCAAAAAGGCGGTGTCGGCTGGGGCGTACGGCATGACGGTTCATGAGCGTCAGGCTAGTCCCGGCAACCGGCTTTGTAAAGCAAAAAAAGCCGGGTTGACGCTGGCACGCCCATTTACTAGGGTCAGGCCGCATGTCTGCGGCCGTGCGGCGCTGTTGCCCCGTCTGCCGCAGGAACGGCGGATGCCTTCCGCCCGCACGGGGCAGGCGCCTGCGCCTTCCCCGGCAGGGAAAAACGGCCATGGTGCGGGTTCTGCCCGTGTGCGCTGGCCGCAACCTCTGGAGAGCCTGCATGAAACTTCTGCAAACCTACAATCGCCGCCTGGCCGAGTCCGTGTGGTGGAACCTGCTCTGGCTGACGGTGGGGGCCTTTCTCATGGCCCTGTGCATGCAGACCGTGGCCACCCCGCACAACTTTGTGGCCGGGGGCATGCTGGGCCTGTCTTATCTTGTCTGGCACTGGACGGGCCTGCTGGACCTGCTGGTCTGGTATCTGCTGCTGTCCATCCCCATCTGGGTGTGGGGCTGGTTTTTCGTGGGGCGGCGCTTTCTGCTGTACACGGCCTATGGCACCATCTGCATTACGCTTTTCGGTTCGTTCATCACGGTGCAGCTGCCCCTTCAGACCGAGGTCTACGCGGCGGTCATTGCCGGGGTGCTGCACGGCGCCGGTGCGGGCATCATGCTGCGCACCATGGGCAGCAGCGGCGGCACGGACATTGTGGCCGTGGTGCTCAAGCAGCACTGGAACATTCCCATCGGGCAGTTTTCCTTTGCCGTCAATGCCTGCGTCTATCTGCTGGCCTCCTTCAGCCTCAATCTGGACCTCATCGTGGCCTCGCTGCTCATGATGTTCATTTCGGCCAATACGCTGGAATATGTGCTGGGCATGTTCAACCGGCGCAAGATGGTGCTCATCATCTCGCCCATGGGCGAGGCCATCAGCGAGGCCATCCTGCTGTCGGAGCGTTTTGGCGTGACGCTCATGCGCGGCAAGGGGGCCTATTCCGGCACGGACCGCGACATTCTGCTTACCGTGACCAATAACGTGGTGCTCAAGCGTCTGGAAAATCTGGTGTTCAGCATCGACCCCGGGGCGCTCTTCATTGTGGAAAATACCTTCTATGTTTCCGGCGGCCAGTTTGCCCGCCGTGACCGCTAGGAGCGCCCATGGCCGACATCATTGCCTATCGCGCGCGCACCATGATTCCCCTGGCGGGGGAACAGCCTGCCCGGGGCGAGCCGCAGCTCTTTGCCCCCCTGCGCCGGGTGGACGATGCCGTGCTGCTCTGTGCGGATGGTCAGGTGCTGGAGGCCGGCCGCTGGGGCAGCGTTTCGCTGCCTGCCGGCAGCCAGGTCCGGGACCTGGGGGAGGTCTGTCTGGCGCCGGGGCTGATCAATGCCCACTGTCATCTTCAGCTGTCCCATGTGGCCGGGCGCACCCGCTGGGGCGAGGGCTTCACGGCCTGGCTGCGCAGCCTGGTGCCGCTGCTGCACGAGGACTTTTCCCAGGACGCCGTGAACGCGGCCTGCGCGGCCATGCGGGAGGCCGGTACGGCCCATGTGGGCGACTATGCCGGTGCCGGTCTGCTGCTGGTGGAGCAGGCGGCCAGGGCTGCCGGGCTGGGCATAAGCCATTTCTGCGAATGGTTCGGCATGGCGGCGCCCTTTGTGGATGCGCGGCGTCCGTGGCCGCCGGCGTGCCGTGCCGCCCTTGAGGCCGAGGGGCCGACCCCCGGACAGCCCGGCGGCGATCTGGTGGCGCCGCTGGAGGCGCGCTGTGCCCCGGCGGGACATGCGCTCTATTCCACTGCGCCGGAAATTCTGCAGGATGCCCGGCGCTGGTGCCGTGAACAGGGCCGGGTTTTTGCCCTGCACCTGGCGGAGTCCCCTGACGAAACGGAGCTGCTGCTGGACGGCCGGGGACCGCTCAAGGAGTTTTATGACGGGGTGGTGCTGCCGGCGGGCTGGCGCGCGCCGGGCCTGCGGCCTCTGGCGCTGGCCGTGAAACTGGGGCTGCCTGGTCAGGGGACGCTGGCGGTGCACGGCACACAGCTTGATGCCCGCGAGCTTGCCGTACTGGCGGCCAGCGGCAGCGCGCTCTGCCTGTGCCCGCGTTCCAATGCCCATCTTGGCGTGGGCCTGCCGCCCCTGCGCCAGGCCATGGAAAGCGGCGTGCTGCTATGCCTGGGCACGGATGGTCTGTCGTCCAATACGGACCTGGATGTGCGGCAGGAAGCCCTGTTTTTGCGCGAGCATTTCGATGTGCCGCCGGAGGTGCTGCTGCGCCTGCTGACCGTCAATGGCGCCGCCGCCCTGCAAATGCCCGCCCTGGGCAGGCTGGAACGCGGCATGGCAGCGCACTGGAGCCTGTTGCCCGAGGCATTGTGCATCTAGCACCGGAGGGCACGGGTACGGCCGAAGGCGGCAGCGCGCCCGGCAGTTACGAATATGGCCGGCAGGGAAACGCCGGCTTCACTGAGGGAGAATTGCGGCCATTGCCGCAGGAGGAACAGGTATGGGATCATCTTATCTGGACTGGAAGGAGGGCCTTGCCCGGCTGGACGGCGATGAAGCCCTGTATCGCAGGCAGCTGGGGCAGTTCATGCTGGAGCAGCGGGAAGCGGCCGTGCAGGTAGCGGGCGCGCTGCGCAAGCATGAGGACGAAACGGCGCGGCATCTGGTGCACGAGCTGCGGGGCCAGGCCGTACAGCTGGGGGCCAGGCCGCTGGCCTCGGCAGCCTTTGAACTGGAAATGGCCATTCGCGCCGGCGCGGAGACGGCTGCCGTCATGGGGCGCTTTGACCGCATGCTGACCGATACCCTGCTGGCCATGGCCTCCTACCGCAGTTTCTAGGGGCAGGACCCGTGGCCCGGCCCGCGTGGCGGGCATGGTCATGCGTCCTGCCGCTGGGGGGCGGCGGGTGGCGTCTGCGCTGTGCGGCGCCGGCCGCACGCCGGAGGAGGCCGGAGCGGCCCGGGGACAAGCGGGAAAAGTTCCCGCTGCCGGGCTTTTCCTTTGGAGATTTTTAGGCTACTCTTGCCGTCTGTCTGTAACGTTTTCTCATTTCGGGGAGTTTTTCATGAGCATCTGGAGACGTGCGCTTGTTGCGGTGGCGCTCTGCCTGCTGACGCCCGCACTGGCGCTGGCCGGCGGCAGCATCAAGATCGGCCTTATGTGCCCCCTGACGGGCAAATGGGCTTCCGAAGGGCAGGACATGAAGAATATCGTGAGCCTGCTGGTGGATGAAACCAATGCCCAGGGCGGCATCAACGGCAAGAAAGTGGAACTGGTGGTGGAAGATGACGCGGGCGATCCGCGCACGGCGGCCCTGGCAGCCCAGAAGCTGGTGGGCGCCGAAGTGGTGGCCATCATCGGCACCTACGGTTCTGCCGTGACCGAAGCCACGCAAAATATTGTGGCCGAGGCCGAGCTGGTGCAGGTGGGCACCGGTTCCACCAGCGTGCGCCTGACGGAAAAGGGCCTGCCCCTTTTCTTCCGCACCTGTCCGCGTGACGATGCACAGGGGGCGGCCGCTGCTGCCGCCATCATCAAGGGCGGCTACAAGAAGGTGGCCCTGCTGCACGACAAGTCGTCCTACGCCAAGGGCCTGGCCGACGAAAGCCGCAAGGCCCTGGAAAAGTCCAATGTGGACATCGTGTTCTATGATGCCCTGACTCCCGGCGAACGGGACTATACGGCCATTCTGACCAAGCTGAAGGCCGCCAATCCCGACCTGATCTTCTTCACGGGCTACTATCCCGAAACGGGCATGCTGCTGCGCCAGAAGAAGGAGATGGGCTGGAACGTGCCCATGATGGGCGGTGATGCCGCCAACCATCAGGACCTGGTGAAGATTGCCGGCGCCGATGCCGCTGCCGGCTACTTCTTCATCAGCCCGCCGCTGCCGCAGGACATGGACACGCCGGAAGCCAAGAGCTTCCTGGAAGCCTTCAAGGCCCGCTACAAGACGGCGCCCGTTTCCGTGTGGGCGGTGGTGGCCGGCGACGCCTACAAGGTCATCGAGGCGGCGCTGAAGAACGGCAAGGTGGAGTCCGAGGACATGGCCGCCTGGCTCAAGCAGCTCAAGGACATGCCCGGCCTTACCGGCCGTCTGGGCTTTGACGAAAAGGGCGACCGGGTGGGCGAATTCTACCGCACCTATGTGGTGGATGCCCAGGGCAAGTTCGTCCTGCAGGGCAAGTAGGACGACCGCTGGTGAGGCAGCCCGGTGCGCATGCCGCCCGGGGCTGCCCTGAATTCCAACCAGGAAAACAACGCGCCGCGCGATATCCCCTGCGGGATGCCGCGCGGCGCGGAACATGCGTATGGAACAATTTTTTCAGCAGCTGTTGAACGGCCTGGCCGTGGGTGGCATCTACGCGCTGGTGGCGCTGGGCTATACCATGGTCTACGGCGTGCTCAAGCTCATCAATTTTGCCCACGGCGACCTGTTTACCATCGGTGCCTATCTGGGCCTGACCCTGCTGGTAAGCTGCAATCTTGCGGGACTGCTGGGACCGGTGGCGTCGGTGCTGGTGGTTTTTGTCATGGTGTCCATTCTTGTGGCGCTTATCGGCTGCCTGCTGGAGCGCGCGGCATATCGTCCGCTGCGCAAGGCCAACCGGCTGTCCGCCGTGGTATCGGCCCTGGGGGCCTCCATCTTTTTCCAGAATGCGGTCATGCTCATTTACGGGGCGCGCTTCTATGTGTACCCGGATTTTCTGCGGCCGGACTTCACGGTGAATCTCTTCGGCCTGGATGTGCCCGGTGTACGTCTTATGGTCATCAGCGCCAGCGTGCTGCTTATGCTGGCCCTGTGGGCCTTCATCCAGCGCACCCGGACCGGCGCTGCCATCCGGGCCGTGGCCATTGACCAGGGGGCGGCCCGGCTCATGGGCATCAATGTGGACAGGGTCATTTCGCTGGTCTTCTTCATCGGTCCCGGGCTGGGCGGCGCGGCCGGCCTCATGGTGGGCATCTACTACGGGCAGATCGACTTCACCATGGGCTGGTCCTACGGCCTCAAGGCCTTTACGGCGGCCATCCTGGGCGGCATCGGCAACATTCCCGGCGCCATGCTGGGCGGTCTGCTGCTGGGTGTCATCGAGGCCCTGGCGGCCGGTTATGTGGCCATTGCCTGGAAGGATGCCATTGCCTTCCTGGTACTCATTCTCATTCTGATCATCCGTCCCACGGGCATCCTGGGCGAACGAACGGCGGACAAGCTATGAGCATGCGCACCCTTGCTGCCGTGCTGCTGGGCGCGGTCATCCTGCTGCTGCCGCTTGTTGCGGGGTCCTACTGGGTTTCCGTCTGCGTGAGCGTCGGCCTGTATGCCCTGCTGGGGCTGTCTCTCAACGTCATTCTGGGCCAGGCGGGCATCTTTCACATGGGGCATGCGGCCTTCTATGCCGTGGGCGCCTATGTGACCGCCATTCTCAATACCCTGTTTCAGTGGCCCATCTTTGCCACCATGCCCGTGGCCGGTGCGGCCTCGGCCCTCTTTGCCCTGCTGGTGGCCCGGCCCATCATCCATCTGCGTGGCGACTATCTGCTTATTGTCACCATCGGTATTGTGGAAATCGTGCGCATTGCCCTGCTCAATGACGTGGGGGGCTATACAGGCGGTTCCAACGGCCTGTTCGGCATTGCCCGTCCGCAGTTCTTTGGCTTCAAGATCGTCAAGACCGTGCATTTCTACTATCTGGTCTGGGGCATGGTGGGCATCAGCCTGCTGCTGTTCTACGGTCTGTGGCGTTCGCGCATTGGGCGCGCCCTGAACTGCATCAAGGAAGATGACATTGCGGCGGAAGGCTGCGGCATCGATGTGACCAGCTACAAGCTCATGGCCTTTGTGCTGGGCGCCTTCTGGGCGGGCATGGCCGGTACGGTCTATGCCGCACAGATGACCACCATCACGCCGGAATCCTTCAATTTCATGGAATCGGTCATCATTTTTGCCGTGGTGATCCTGTCCGGCGGCAGCATGCTGGGGGTACTGGTCAGCGCCTTTCTGTTCATTGGCCTGCCGGAACTGCTGCGCGAATTTTCCAATGCCCGCATGCTCATTTTCGGCCTGGCCATGATGCTCATGATGATCTGGCGGCCGCAGGGCCTCATGCCGCCGCGGGCACGCCGCTACGCCGTGACCACCAGGGCGGAGGGCGCGACAGACGGAACCGGCGGAGGTAGGGCATGAACCTTCTGGAACTGCACGAGGTCAGCAAGATTTTTGGCGGCCTCATTGCCCTGAGCGAAGTGTCCTTTTCCGTGGAAGAGGGCAGCGTGGTGGGCCTTATCGGTCCCAATGGCGCAGGCAAGACCACGGTATTCAACTGCATCACCGGCAACTACCGCCCGGAGCACGGGCATATTCTCTTTGCCGGCGAGGACGTGACGGGCCTGCGCCCGCATCGGCTGGTGGAGCGCGGCATCGCCCGCACCTTTCAGAGCATCCGCCTGTTCGGGCGTCTGCCCGTACTGGAAAATGTGCTTTCCGGCCGCCATTGCCGTCTGCGGGCCGGGCTGCTGGCCTCCATGCTGCACACGCCGTCCCAGCGCCGGGAAGAACGGGAAGCCGTGGCCCGCTGCATGCAGGAACTGGCCTTTGTGGGCCTGGCAGACCACCATGCCGAGGCGGCTTCCAGCCTGTCCTACGGCAATCAGCGCCTGCTGGAAATTGCCCGTGCGCTGGCCTCGGACCCGCGGCTGCTCATCCTGGACGAACCGGCGGGCGGCATGAACGATCAGGAAACCGTGGCCCTCATTGATCTTATCGGTGCCATCCGCGACAGGGGAATCACCGTGCTGCTCATCGAGCATGACATGCGTCTGGTCATGCGCATTTGCGAAAAGCTGGTAGTGCTGGAAAACGGGACCCTCATTGCCCAGGGGGCACCGGAAGAGGTGCGGAGCAATCCGGCCGTCATTGAGGCCTATCTCGGCGCGGATACGGAGGTCTAGGCATGGCCATGCTTGAGCTGAAGGACATTCGGGTCCGCTACGGCAATGTGGAGGCCCTGCACGGCATTAATCTGCATGTGGACGAGGGCGAGATCGTGACGCTGCTGGGCGCCAACGGGGCGGGCAAGAGCACGACCCTGCTCACCATCAGCGGCCTGGTGCGACCCTGTGGCGGCGATGTGCTGCTGGACGGCAAGTCGCTGCTCAAGGTGCCCAGCCATGACGTGGTGCGCCACGGCGTGGCCCAGTCTCCGGAAGGGCGCCGTGTTTTCGGGACCATGACCGTGCTGGAAAATCTGCACCTGGGGGCCTTTTCCGTGCGCGATGCGGCCCGCTCCCAGCAGACCCTTGACTGGATTTTTGAGCTGTTTCCCCGCCTTTTCGAGCGCCGCGAACAGCTGGCCGGCACCCTTTCCGGGGGCGAGCAGCAGATGCTGGCCATCGGGCGTGCCCTCATGGCCGAACCGCGCCTGCTGCTGCTTGACGAACCGTCGCTGGGCCTGGCGCCGCTTCTGGTCCGCTCCATCTTCGAGACCGTGCGCACCATCAGCCGGCGCGGCGTCACCGTGCTGCTGGTGGAGCAGAATGCCCGCGCCGCGCTCAAGCTGGCCACGCGCGGCTACGTGCTGGAAGTGGGCAATGTGGTCATGCACGATACGGCGGCAAACCTGCTGGCAGACCCCAGCGTGCAGCATGCCTATCTGGGCGGTTAGCCTGTTTTCTGCGCTGTTTGCACAAGGGCCGGCAGGCACGGACGTGTCTGCCGGCCCTTGTGTTTGCTGTGTGCGCTGGCCGCAGGCAGCGGAGAACAGCCGGGCGCCTCATGCTGCCGGGGACGGCGGCACCACAAAGGGCGCGGTGAGCGGGCGGCTTTGCGTGAAGTCCGCAAAGAGGCGGGCCGTGGTCTGCATGGCCCTGTCCAGGGCGTCGAGGGAGGAAAAGCCGTAGATCACCGTCAGGCAGGTGGTGGTTTCCGGCCGGATCATGGCGCGGGTGGAATCGCTGGTGGCGCCGCCGAACGGCCCCTGCGCATCGCAGAGCAGAGGCAGATTTTCCAGCGGCAGGTCCTCCTTGCCGATGCCCCGGTATACTTCCCCGGCCTGGCCCAGACGCAGAAGGATGTCGCTGCCCACCTGGGAAAGGTCGTAGGACCCCACGGAAAAGCCCGTTTCCAGCGAGGCCAGATTGTTGGCATCCACCACGCTGTTGATGCGGTACAGGGCCTTGCCCTGCCGGATGCGGCGGTAGAGGGCCTCGGAGGAGATGCGGTAGCGGCCGGGGTCCCTGCCAAAGGCCTTGTAGGCGGCGCGAGACTCGCTCAGGTTGGGAATGCTGGCCAGGGGCGTATCCTGCAGCAGGCGTTGCAGCATGGGCGCCAGGATTTCGGACAGATAGTTCTGGGCATCGGCGCGGGATTCTTCCACCTGAACCTCGTGCACAAGGCAGCCCAGACGGCTTTGCGGCCACCGGGACAGGATTTCTGGGGCAATATGCAGTGCGGGAAGCATGAGTTCCTCCATAAAAAGGTGCAGTACGGGCGGATGGTCGCCTCAGGGACAGCTGATGACCCCCTCGGACCAGAGGCAGGCGCCGCAGGTGGGGGCCGTATTGCCGTAGCAGTCCTCGCGGCCTTGTTCCCAGTTTTCGCACTGGCTACAGCGGCAGCAGGGGGAAAATTCAAAATGGCGGACCCGCTGGCGGAAGGCGGCATAGTCCTGCCCGTTCCATATGCGGTCCAGGGGCTGTTCCAGGACATTGCCGAAAAAGTGATGCGCCACATGGCGCGTCTTGCCGGCCCAGTACAGGGTGGAATTGCGCAGCAGGGGCATGCAGGGGCTGACCAGGCCGTCATGGCGCACAAAGGCCATGCCCTCGTCAATGAAGCGGCAGTGGCGGGCCTGGCGTTGCAGGCGCTGGCCGGAAAGGAAAACATCACACATGCCGGAACTGCACAGGCCGGCCATGCCGTGCGACACATCCTCGTCCAGCCAGTCCATGAGCGGCACGTGAATGCGCGGCGAGGTGGGCAGCGGCGCCTGTCCGCCCAGGTCCCAGTCCACCACGTTTTTGTACAGCAGCTCGTCGGCAGTGCGGGCATCCGTGGGAATGACGTTGGAGATGCGGACGTCGTTGATCCGGTAGAAGCTGGCAAAATAGGGCAGACGGGCCAGATCGCGCACATTGCTTTTCATGGCCACAAAGGCCATGCCCAGCTGCACCGGGCGCGGCAGGCGAAAGCGCCGTTCGTTGAACTGCGCCATATGCTGCCTGATCAGCGGCAGGGTGCTGTTGCGGCGGATATCCCCGTAGGCATCGTCTTCCAGCGAATCAATGGACAGCCACAGCATGTCCAGGCCGGCATCCAGCAGGGCGGCGGAGCAGGCGTCATCCAGCAGAGTGCCGTTGCTCAGCAGTTCCACACGGCGCCCTGTGGCATGGGCAGCGCGTACCATATCCACAATGTGCGGATGAAAGAGTGGTTCGCCCATGCCGCCGAAAAAAAGGGTTTCCACGCTTGGCGGCAGATGAGAAAGAATGCTGTCAAAGGTCTCCTGGCGCATATGGCCGGGCTGTTCATCGATCCAGCTGTTGCGGAAGCACATGCGGCAGCGCAGGTTGCACTGCGAGGTGGCTTCAATATACAGGCGTCTGAGGCAATCGGTCATGGTGGTCTCCAGCGCGGAAGCGTAGCATACTTCTCCCGGCGGGTCGATACGGGATGTGCCGGGCAGGCCGTCTGTTTTCTTGACGGGCCGCGCCTCTTGCATCTAAGAAGAGGGACGCGCTCCCGTCTTCAGGGTGAAGCGCTGTCTGAATTTTTTGCCAAAGGAACGACAATGAAGAAGTTTACGCTTGCTGTTCACAGTCTGGGCAATATCGGTTCCCGGGTGGTGGAAGCCGCGCTGGCTGCCCCCGACTGCCAGTGCCTCGGCGTCATTCGCCGCGCCGATTCGCTGGGAACGCGCACGCAGGCCCTGCGCGGCCTGCCGGAATATGCCGATCTGGCCAGCCTTGAGGCTGCCCAGGGACGTCCCGATGTCATTGCCCTGTGCGGTCCCTCGCGCAGCATTCCCCAGACGGCGGAAGCGCTGCTGCGCAAGGGCTACAACTGCGTGGACAGCTTCGACGTGCACACCGACATTC
This genomic window from uncultured Desulfovibrio sp. contains:
- a CDS encoding YitT family protein, which gives rise to MKLLQTYNRRLAESVWWNLLWLTVGAFLMALCMQTVATPHNFVAGGMLGLSYLVWHWTGLLDLLVWYLLLSIPIWVWGWFFVGRRFLLYTAYGTICITLFGSFITVQLPLQTEVYAAVIAGVLHGAGAGIMLRTMGSSGGTDIVAVVLKQHWNIPIGQFSFAVNACVYLLASFSLNLDLIVASLLMMFISANTLEYVLGMFNRRKMVLIISPMGEAISEAILLSERFGVTLMRGKGAYSGTDRDILLTVTNNVVLKRLENLVFSIDPGALFIVENTFYVSGGQFARRDR
- a CDS encoding amidohydrolase family protein, which gives rise to MADIIAYRARTMIPLAGEQPARGEPQLFAPLRRVDDAVLLCADGQVLEAGRWGSVSLPAGSQVRDLGEVCLAPGLINAHCHLQLSHVAGRTRWGEGFTAWLRSLVPLLHEDFSQDAVNAACAAMREAGTAHVGDYAGAGLLLVEQAARAAGLGISHFCEWFGMAAPFVDARRPWPPACRAALEAEGPTPGQPGGDLVAPLEARCAPAGHALYSTAPEILQDARRWCREQGRVFALHLAESPDETELLLDGRGPLKEFYDGVVLPAGWRAPGLRPLALAVKLGLPGQGTLAVHGTQLDARELAVLAASGSALCLCPRSNAHLGVGLPPLRQAMESGVLLCLGTDGLSSNTDLDVRQEALFLREHFDVPPEVLLRLLTVNGAAALQMPALGRLERGMAAHWSLLPEALCI
- a CDS encoding Hpt domain-containing protein, whose product is MGSSYLDWKEGLARLDGDEALYRRQLGQFMLEQREAAVQVAGALRKHEDETARHLVHELRGQAVQLGARPLASAAFELEMAIRAGAETAAVMGRFDRMLTDTLLAMASYRSF
- a CDS encoding branched-chain amino acid ABC transporter substrate-binding protein, translated to MSIWRRALVAVALCLLTPALALAGGSIKIGLMCPLTGKWASEGQDMKNIVSLLVDETNAQGGINGKKVELVVEDDAGDPRTAALAAQKLVGAEVVAIIGTYGSAVTEATQNIVAEAELVQVGTGSTSVRLTEKGLPLFFRTCPRDDAQGAAAAAAIIKGGYKKVALLHDKSSYAKGLADESRKALEKSNVDIVFYDALTPGERDYTAILTKLKAANPDLIFFTGYYPETGMLLRQKKEMGWNVPMMGGDAANHQDLVKIAGADAAAGYFFISPPLPQDMDTPEAKSFLEAFKARYKTAPVSVWAVVAGDAYKVIEAALKNGKVESEDMAAWLKQLKDMPGLTGRLGFDEKGDRVGEFYRTYVVDAQGKFVLQGK
- a CDS encoding branched-chain amino acid ABC transporter permease codes for the protein MEQFFQQLLNGLAVGGIYALVALGYTMVYGVLKLINFAHGDLFTIGAYLGLTLLVSCNLAGLLGPVASVLVVFVMVSILVALIGCLLERAAYRPLRKANRLSAVVSALGASIFFQNAVMLIYGARFYVYPDFLRPDFTVNLFGLDVPGVRLMVISASVLLMLALWAFIQRTRTGAAIRAVAIDQGAARLMGINVDRVISLVFFIGPGLGGAAGLMVGIYYGQIDFTMGWSYGLKAFTAAILGGIGNIPGAMLGGLLLGVIEALAAGYVAIAWKDAIAFLVLILILIIRPTGILGERTADKL
- a CDS encoding branched-chain amino acid ABC transporter permease, whose product is MSMRTLAAVLLGAVILLLPLVAGSYWVSVCVSVGLYALLGLSLNVILGQAGIFHMGHAAFYAVGAYVTAILNTLFQWPIFATMPVAGAASALFALLVARPIIHLRGDYLLIVTIGIVEIVRIALLNDVGGYTGGSNGLFGIARPQFFGFKIVKTVHFYYLVWGMVGISLLLFYGLWRSRIGRALNCIKEDDIAAEGCGIDVTSYKLMAFVLGAFWAGMAGTVYAAQMTTITPESFNFMESVIIFAVVILSGGSMLGVLVSAFLFIGLPELLREFSNARMLIFGLAMMLMMIWRPQGLMPPRARRYAVTTRAEGATDGTGGGRA
- a CDS encoding ABC transporter ATP-binding protein; translated protein: MNLLELHEVSKIFGGLIALSEVSFSVEEGSVVGLIGPNGAGKTTVFNCITGNYRPEHGHILFAGEDVTGLRPHRLVERGIARTFQSIRLFGRLPVLENVLSGRHCRLRAGLLASMLHTPSQRREEREAVARCMQELAFVGLADHHAEAASSLSYGNQRLLEIARALASDPRLLILDEPAGGMNDQETVALIDLIGAIRDRGITVLLIEHDMRLVMRICEKLVVLENGTLIAQGAPEEVRSNPAVIEAYLGADTEV
- a CDS encoding ABC transporter ATP-binding protein; protein product: MAMLELKDIRVRYGNVEALHGINLHVDEGEIVTLLGANGAGKSTTLLTISGLVRPCGGDVLLDGKSLLKVPSHDVVRHGVAQSPEGRRVFGTMTVLENLHLGAFSVRDAARSQQTLDWIFELFPRLFERREQLAGTLSGGEQQMLAIGRALMAEPRLLLLDEPSLGLAPLLVRSIFETVRTISRRGVTVLLVEQNARAALKLATRGYVLEVGNVVMHDTAANLLADPSVQHAYLGG
- a CDS encoding phenylalanine--tRNA ligase beta subunit-related protein, yielding MLPALHIAPEILSRWPQSRLGCLVHEVQVEESRADAQNYLSEILAPMLQRLLQDTPLASIPNLSESRAAYKAFGRDPGRYRISSEALYRRIRQGKALYRINSVVDANNLASLETGFSVGSYDLSQVGSDILLRLGQAGEVYRGIGKEDLPLENLPLLCDAQGPFGGATSDSTRAMIRPETTTCLTVIYGFSSLDALDRAMQTTARLFADFTQSRPLTAPFVVPPSPAA
- a CDS encoding radical SAM protein, translated to MTDCLRRLYIEATSQCNLRCRMCFRNSWIDEQPGHMRQETFDSILSHLPPSVETLFFGGMGEPLFHPHIVDMVRAAHATGRRVELLSNGTLLDDACSAALLDAGLDMLWLSIDSLEDDAYGDIRRNSTLPLIRQHMAQFNERRFRLPRPVQLGMAFVAMKSNVRDLARLPYFASFYRINDVRISNVIPTDARTADELLYKNVVDWDLGGQAPLPTSPRIHVPLMDWLDEDVSHGMAGLCSSGMCDVFLSGQRLQRQARHCRFIDEGMAFVRHDGLVSPCMPLLRNSTLYWAGKTRHVAHHFFGNVLEQPLDRIWNGQDYAAFRQRVRHFEFSPCCRCSQCENWEQGREDCYGNTAPTCGACLWSEGVISCP